GTAATTTACAATTCTGCGAGCCAATGCACCTGCAATTTGTCTGTATAAAATCGAACCAAAAGTTTCATTTTCTATCACTACTGTAGTTCTTTCGTTTTCTTCACTTGCTTTAGGGTGCCAAGCAACAAGGAATTTTCCAGGGTGGTATTTGCTAAATTTAATGATTCCATCCATTGCGTAACGTGTTACGTGCACATTGATTGGCGACATAAAAATAGACACCTGCAAACGTTTATCTTTAAAATATTCTCCTTCATAAACTTCTTCAATAACCACCACTTTTCCATCTACTGGCGCAAGGATATGATCACTGTTTCTAATTGCAATTCTTTTCGGATTTCTGAAGAATTGTAAAATAATAATCAAAATTACAAGCGCTGCAAATTGCACAAGCATTCTCAGCCAAGCAATATCAATGAATTTATCAGCAATTAAAAGTACAGCTACAGTAAATACAGTACCTAATAAAATGGACGGGCCTCCCTCTTTATGAAACATAATATAAAATTTGATAAAATAAAAATATAATTGGTGCTACAAATATAACACTATCTAATCGATCTAGAATACCTCCGTGACCAGGCATTATCGAACCGCTGTCTTTTATGCCTGCAATTCGTTTAAATTTGGATTCTATTAAGTCTCCAATAGTTCCAAAAATACTAACAATTAATGCGATAATAGTCCAGATTAAGATTGATGTGTTGCTAAATTCAGGTTTAGGCTGAATATAGAGTTTAGAAATCAAAAAGCCAGCAAAAGCGGCAAATACAACACCACCTAGAAAACCTTCAATTGTTTTTTTAGGAGAAACTCGCTCAAATAATTTGTGTTTTCCCATTGATTTTCCAACCAAATAGGCAAAAGTATCATTGGTCCAGATTAAAACAAATAGACCAAGAATAATTTTCGGATTATAATCATTTGTTCCAAATGAGATTTTTACGATAAACACAAAGGGAAGTGTAATATATCCAAGCAGATATAGATATTTTGAAGAAGTGCTCACTTTTTGAACCGAATCGTAAAATAAAAATATGATGCATTTTATTGAAACGACAATAGTTATAGCCAGAAGAATTAAATCGAGCTGTTTAATATTGGTTTCTAAACTTATGTTGGTGTTAAAGGTATCGTTAAGAAACTTGGTTGTTTGTTTGTTGTAATGACTTACAAGAATAATGGAAGAATAAATCAAAGTTCCAAAAAGGATAGAAAACACTTTGTTCAAGTTTACGATATTAGAAAACTCGTATATCGTGATAATTAAGAAAACGCCAAAAAGAGTAATGAAGCTTTCTGTAGAAAACAATATCGAAGTTAGTAATAAAGCGATATAAACAGCACCAGAAATGGCCCTCTTCAGTGTTTCGTTCATCTTAAAGGTCTTCTAAAAGCAGTAAATAAAGGTTTTTTGCAACACTTCCGTATTGTGTAAAGTCCTCGTCTTTGGCTTTTTCGAAATATTTTATTGTAGTGATATTAGTAGGATAGTCTCTTTCGTATTTTCGTTTTATAGCGCTTAATCCGTCGCTTTTCATTGGAAGGATTTGGCTTGTGGTTGCTATAATAACAATATTTGCAGGTAATTCGTTAGGTTTATTTTGTCTGATTTGTTTTGATGAAAATAAAATAGAACCTTCATCAGCTATAAGGTTTTCACAGCTAGCCAATAAAAATTTTGGCTTAGTTGGAGCGATGTAAAATAATTTATTTTCTTCTAGTAAGTTAAATAAGGCTTGCTCATAGCATAAAACTTCATTCTCGAACCAGTCGTTTTCTTCTAAAATATTTTCAAACTGCTCTGCAACTTCTTCCATGTTTTCGCAATACAAGAACTTTCCTCCATTTTTTTTGAAGTTGAAAATAAATTGCTCGTCTAAAGATAAATGACTGTTCTGCGCAGATGAACCTGCATATTCGCTTTCGTTCTCTTCGTCAGAAGCGGCTTCACTAGAGCCAAATATTTTTTTGAAAAAATTCATTTTTTATATGAAATGCTTTACATGTTAATTGAAAACGTTCAAAGATAAAAAAATCTTAATTCAAAAGGGACTTTTGAATTAAGATTTTAAAAATTTATTACGTTTTTCGTAATTATTTATGAAACTACTTCTTCTAAATTTTTGTCAAAAGTACGTTTTCCGAATATGTTTTCTAAGTCATCTTTAAAGATTACTTCTTTTTCAATCAGAATATCAGCAAGTTGGTTTAACTTGTCTTTGTTTTCCTCTAAAATCTGAATCGCTCTTTGATATTGACCTTCTATTAACTCTGAAATTTCTTTGTCAATAATTTTTGCAGTCTCATCAGAATACGGTTTCGAGAAGTTGTACTCATTTTGTCCAGTTGAATCATAATAAGTAACATTTCCGATTTTATCGTTCAGTCCGTAAATGGTTACCATTGCGCGAGCTTGACGTGTTACTTTTTCTAAATCACTCAAAGCACCAGTCGAAATTCTATCGAAAGTAACTTTTTCAGCAGCTCTACCACCCATAGTAGCACACATCTCGTCTAACATTTGATCTGTTCTTACGATTTGTCTTTCTTCTGGTAAATACCATGCAGCTCCTAAACTTTGCCCACGAGGAACAATTGTAACTTTAATAAGTGGAGCAGCATGCTCTAACATCCAACTTACAGTAGCGTGTCCAGCCTCGTGAATTGCAATTGCTCTCTTTTCGTCTGGAGTAATGATTTTATTTTTCTTTTCTAAACCACCGATAATTCTATCTACAGCATCAAGGAAGTCTTGTCTGTCAACTGCCGCTTTATTGTTACGAGCAGCAATAAGAGCAGCTTCATTACAAACGTTAGCAATATCAGCACCAGAGAAACCTGGAGTTTGTTTGGCTAAGAAATCTAAATCAAGGCCTTCAACTTTTTTGATAGGAGCTAAGTGAACTTTAAAGATTTCAGCTCTTTCGCGAATATCTGGTAAGTCAACAAAAATTTGTCTGTCAAAACGTCCTGCACGCATTAAAGCTTTATCAAGAACATCAGCTCTGTTTGTTGCTGCTAAAACAATTACGTTAGAGTTTGTACCAAAACCATCCATTTCTGTTAATAATTGGTTCAAGGTGTTTTCTCTTTCGTCGTTTCCGCCAGACATATTGCTTTTTCCTCTTGCTCTACCAACAGCATCAATTTCATCGATGAAGATAATAGCAGGAGATTTTTCTTTTGCTTGTTTAAATAAGTCACGTACACGTGAAGCACCAACTCCAACGAACATCTCAACGAAATCAGAACCTGATAAAGAGAAGAAGGGTACTTGAGCTTCACCAGCAACAGCTTTCGCTAATAAAGTTTTACCAGTTCCCGGAGGACCTACAAGTAAAGCTCCTTTAGGAATTTTACCTCCAAGATTAGTGTATTTTTCAGGGTTTTTAAGGAACTCAACAATTTCTTGAATTTCTTCTTTTGCACCTTCTAGACCTGCAACATCTTTAAAAGTTGTTTTAATGTCTGTTTTTTCGTCAAAAAGTTTAGCTTTAGATTTTCCGATATTGAAAATCTGACCGCCTCCGCCAGCGCCTCCGCCAGACATTTTACGCATGATGAAAATCCATACACCAACAATGATGATGATAGGAAGTAAGCTGATTAAAATATCGCTCCAGTTATTTTTTTGAAGGAAGTTAAAATCTTTTAATTTCCCTTCGCTAACTGCTTTTTCCAGTTTAGTCTGAAAGATTTGATCATTACCAATTTCCAAGGTATAGTGTGGACCTTTGTTTGGCTGTTTGAAAATATCTTCAGCTACTTTTTTATTTGCCGGATCTTTAAGAGCGGCAGCATTTAAATATACCTCAGCTTCTGCTTTGTTGTACACAATTACTTTTTCAATCTGTCCTTTTTCTAAAAGCGTGTTGAATTTAGAAGAAGTTAATTGAGCAGGTTCGCTTAAGCTTGATCCTCCTGTGGCAAAACTTATGAATAAAAAAACTAAAAGTATTGCGGTGTATATTAACCAAGGACTTATTTTAAATTTATTCGGATTTGGATTATTATCTTTAGCCATTTAATGAAAGTTTCTTTAGTATTTGTTCTCGATTGAAGTTATTTTGGCATCGCCCCAAAGGCTTTCGATGTTGTAATATTCGCGAATGTGCTTCTGGAAAACGTGTACTACAATGTGTACATAGTCCATAAGAACCCATTCTGCATTATCTGTTCCTTCTACGTGCCAGGGTTTATCTTTTAAGTCTTTTGATACTGTTTTTTGAATTGAGTTTACGATGGCGTTAACTTGGGTGTTTGAGCTACCGTTGCAAATAACAAAATAGTCGCATACAGCTGTATCTATTTCTCTTAAGTCAAGAATATCGATATCATTTCCTTTTACTTCCTCAATCCCTTTGATTATGTTCGCCAGTAGAACATCATTATTAATAGTCTTTTTCGCCATGAATTATTTTATATGAATTTGTAAAGTTACCAAATTTTGTGATTATTTTTGAACCTTAACAAAATATTAAATTAAGATATTTAAATTATTTAATGAAACTAATCAAACTCGATGCCATAGATTCTACAAATGACTTCTTAAAAGCTTTGTCAAGTCAGGATGAACTGGAGAATTTTACAACGGTAACAGCTGAAAATCAGACAAAAGGGAAGGGGCAAGTTGGAGGCTTATGGAAGACTGAAGCTGGTAAGAACTTAACTATGAGTGTCTTGGTGAAAGATTTTTTGTTTAATAATGACAAAGTTTTTAATTTAAGCGTCTTGGTTTCTTTATCGGTAGCAGAGGTTTTAAAATCGTTAAATATTCCTGATATATGCATAAAATGGCCAAACGACATTCTGTCATACAATAAGAAGTTAGTTGGCATATTAATCGAAAATACCTTAAAAAGCGATGGCAGAATCGTGTCAGTTGTCGGAATCGGAATTAATGTCAATCAAACCGATTTTGACGAATTGCCAAATGCTTCTTCGTTGGCAGTAATTTCTGGAAAAACTTTTGACAAAGAAGAATTGGCAATTCTAATCGTTGAAAAACTAAAAGAGAAAATTCAATCTTGGAATACCTCAGCACAAATTTTTTGGGATGATTATTTTAATTTTTTATTTAAAAAAGGAATTCCAACTGCATTTAGAGACAATAACAATCAAGATTTTATGGGAATCATTCAAGGCGTTTCTCCAATAGGAAAATTGCAGGTTTTGCTAGAAGATGATTCTGTGGTAGAGTTTGAGATTAAAGAGGTTAAAATGCTTTATTGAAAGTTGCAAAGGGACAGAGGGACAAAGTGGCAAAGGTTTTTCGTAGAGACGCACTGCAGTGCGTCTAACTAAGGTTCTGAGTTGCTAAGATTCTAAGATTTTTGATAAAGAATTTTCCGTAGAGACGCACTACACTGCGTCTAACATAAAGTTACCACATAGTTTATCACCTTCAAGAATGATAAATTACAAAAAATAAAAAAGTCCAATCGTTAGATTGGACTTTTCATTTATAATTCACAATTTACAATTAACCATTATAATTTGTTCATATTGTTTGCTAAAGTTTCAATAAACTTACTGATTGGACCTTTAACCATCATTGCCATCATAGCATTGAATTCGCCTTCAAAAAATAACTGAACTGCACTTTCTGAATCAGAAATACTATCAATGTTTGAAGTTAATGTAAATGGAAGTTTATCACTTGCAGCACCCAAAACGATTTTGTTTGGAGCCTCTTTGTCTTTCATTTTTAATTTGATTTCAGGCATCCCTTTCAATCCAAAAATAAAAGCGTCTTCGCCAGTCACTTCAAATTTAGCGATATTATCTGGCATTAATTTTTCAAAATTCTTAACATCAGTCAATTGATCAAATAAATCTTGAGCTGATTTCTGAACAGTAACTTTTGGACTTTCTAAGTTCATATATTTTTATTTTTTTTGTTTTTACCGCAAAGCGCGCTAAGGTTTTTTTATATGCTAGGTTTATAAAACACTAAGATCGCAAAGCGAGATTAAATTCCCAAAAAAGAGCGAAGCGATTTTTTTAGAAAATCTAAAATCTAAAATTAATCCTCTTGTCCCCAAGTCGATGGACTTTCATTCCATTCCAATAGAGTCGATTGCTGATCTTCGGTGATATATTGTTTTTGAACCGCCAAGTCTAATAAATTCTCGTAGTTGCTCAAAGTGAATAAATCAATATTAGCTTCTTTAAAATTTTCTTCAGCAACGCCAAAACCATATGTAAAAATTGCGGCCATACCTTTAATGTTTGCACCTTCATTTCTTAAAGCTTCCACAGCCATCAAACTACTTTTTCCAGTACTAATTAAATCTTCGACAACCACAACATTTTGTCCTTTTTGTAAAAAACCTTCTACTTGGTTTTGTCTGCCGTGTTTTTTAGGCTCTGGACGCACATATACGAACGGAAGCCCTAAACTTTCGGCAACCAAAATTCCAACTCCAATGGCTCCAGTAGCAACACCAGCGA
The Flavobacterium humidisoli DNA segment above includes these coding regions:
- a CDS encoding phosphatidylserine decarboxylase family protein, with amino-acid sequence MFHKEGGPSILLGTVFTVAVLLIADKFIDIAWLRMLVQFAALVILIIILQFFRNPKRIAIRNSDHILAPVDGKVVVIEEVYEGEYFKDKRLQVSIFMSPINVHVTRYAMDGIIKFSKYHPGKFLVAWHPKASEENERTTVVIENETFGSILYRQIAGALARRIVNYAKEGMQVVQGTDAGFIKFGSRVDLFLPLGTPINVELNQKAIGGKTIIATKA
- a CDS encoding phosphatidate cytidylyltransferase, whose translation is MNETLKRAISGAVYIALLLTSILFSTESFITLFGVFLIITIYEFSNIVNLNKVFSILFGTLIYSSIILVSHYNKQTTKFLNDTFNTNISLETNIKQLDLILLAITIVVSIKCIIFLFYDSVQKVSTSSKYLYLLGYITLPFVFIVKISFGTNDYNPKIILGLFVLIWTNDTFAYLVGKSMGKHKLFERVSPKKTIEGFLGGVVFAAFAGFLISKLYIQPKPEFSNTSILIWTIIALIVSIFGTIGDLIESKFKRIAGIKDSGSIMPGHGGILDRLDSVIFVAPIIFLFYQILYYVS
- a CDS encoding lactate utilization protein B/C, translated to MNFFKKIFGSSEAASDEENESEYAGSSAQNSHLSLDEQFIFNFKKNGGKFLYCENMEEVAEQFENILEENDWFENEVLCYEQALFNLLEENKLFYIAPTKPKFLLASCENLIADEGSILFSSKQIRQNKPNELPANIVIIATTSQILPMKSDGLSAIKRKYERDYPTNITTIKYFEKAKDEDFTQYGSVAKNLYLLLLEDL
- the ftsH gene encoding ATP-dependent zinc metalloprotease FtsH, which translates into the protein MAKDNNPNPNKFKISPWLIYTAILLVFLFISFATGGSSLSEPAQLTSSKFNTLLEKGQIEKVIVYNKAEAEVYLNAAALKDPANKKVAEDIFKQPNKGPHYTLEIGNDQIFQTKLEKAVSEGKLKDFNFLQKNNWSDILISLLPIIIIVGVWIFIMRKMSGGGAGGGGQIFNIGKSKAKLFDEKTDIKTTFKDVAGLEGAKEEIQEIVEFLKNPEKYTNLGGKIPKGALLVGPPGTGKTLLAKAVAGEAQVPFFSLSGSDFVEMFVGVGASRVRDLFKQAKEKSPAIIFIDEIDAVGRARGKSNMSGGNDERENTLNQLLTEMDGFGTNSNVIVLAATNRADVLDKALMRAGRFDRQIFVDLPDIRERAEIFKVHLAPIKKVEGLDLDFLAKQTPGFSGADIANVCNEAALIAARNNKAAVDRQDFLDAVDRIIGGLEKKNKIITPDEKRAIAIHEAGHATVSWMLEHAAPLIKVTIVPRGQSLGAAWYLPEERQIVRTDQMLDEMCATMGGRAAEKVTFDRISTGALSDLEKVTRQARAMVTIYGLNDKIGNVTYYDSTGQNEYNFSKPYSDETAKIIDKEISELIEGQYQRAIQILEENKDKLNQLADILIEKEVIFKDDLENIFGKRTFDKNLEEVVS
- the rsfS gene encoding ribosome silencing factor — protein: MAKKTINNDVLLANIIKGIEEVKGNDIDILDLREIDTAVCDYFVICNGSSNTQVNAIVNSIQKTVSKDLKDKPWHVEGTDNAEWVLMDYVHIVVHVFQKHIREYYNIESLWGDAKITSIENKY
- a CDS encoding biotin--[acetyl-CoA-carboxylase] ligase, with translation MKLIKLDAIDSTNDFLKALSSQDELENFTTVTAENQTKGKGQVGGLWKTEAGKNLTMSVLVKDFLFNNDKVFNLSVLVSLSVAEVLKSLNIPDICIKWPNDILSYNKKLVGILIENTLKSDGRIVSVVGIGINVNQTDFDELPNASSLAVISGKTFDKEELAILIVEKLKEKIQSWNTSAQIFWDDYFNFLFKKGIPTAFRDNNNQDFMGIIQGVSPIGKLQVLLEDDSVVEFEIKEVKMLY
- a CDS encoding SRPBCC family protein, which produces MNLESPKVTVQKSAQDLFDQLTDVKNFEKLMPDNIAKFEVTGEDAFIFGLKGMPEIKLKMKDKEAPNKIVLGAASDKLPFTLTSNIDSISDSESAVQLFFEGEFNAMMAMMVKGPISKFIETLANNMNKL
- the pyrE gene encoding orotate phosphoribosyltransferase; the protein is MIFNKDTAEKTAELLLQINAIKLNPENPFTWASGWKSPIYCDNRLILSFPSIRNYVRDEFAKNIEKQFGKPDVIAGVATGAIGVGILVAESLGLPFVYVRPEPKKHGRQNQVEGFLQKGQNVVVVEDLISTGKSSLMAVEALRNEGANIKGMAAIFTYGFGVAEENFKEANIDLFTLSNYENLLDLAVQKQYITEDQQSTLLEWNESPSTWGQED